One window of the Gemmatimonadota bacterium genome contains the following:
- a CDS encoding putative toxin-antitoxin system toxin component, PIN family: MRIILDTNVLVSALRSDLGASYKIISQLPSENFQIALTVPLYLEYQDVLTRPENMTGASNRNDILNFLRYLCSIAHQQKVFFLWRPRLDDPEDDMVLEAAIASQSLYIVTHNLRHFSDRGIEEQFGITPVSPRTFLHLIED; the protein is encoded by the coding sequence ATGCGAATTATCTTGGATACCAATGTGCTTGTTTCTGCACTGCGATCAGACCTGGGGGCTTCATATAAGATTATATCTCAATTGCCTTCCGAGAATTTTCAGATCGCTCTGACGGTACCTTTGTATTTGGAGTATCAAGATGTTCTTACACGTCCAGAAAACATGACTGGTGCGAGTAACCGAAATGACATTCTCAACTTTCTTCGTTATCTGTGCAGCATTGCACATCAACAAAAAGTGTTCTTTCTATGGCGTCCCAGGCTTGACGATCCAGAAGATGATATGGTGTTAGAAGCAGCTATAGCTTCTCAAAGTCTTTATATTGTCACTCACAATCTCCGTCATTTTTCTGACCGTGGTATTGAGGAACAATTCGGTATTACGCCTGTCAGCCCTCGGACCTTTCTACATCTTATTGAGGATTAA
- a CDS encoding toxin-antitoxin system HicB family antitoxin, whose amino-acid sequence MGAFTIHLPNSLHDKIEELAKAEGLSVNQFMVTAAAEKIAALLPEDYLTQEAKQGKRADFEKVLKAVPHIEPEEHDRL is encoded by the coding sequence ATGGGTGCATTCACTATTCACTTGCCAAATTCACTGCATGACAAAATCGAAGAACTGGCCAAAGCAGAAGGTTTATCGGTCAATCAGTTTATGGTGACCGCTGCTGCTGAAAAGATAGCTGCATTACTTCCAGAGGACTATCTAACTCAAGAGGCGAAACAAGGCAAACGTGCGGATTTTGAAAAAGTCTTAAAGGCCGTTCCCCACATTGAACCAGAAGAACACGACCGGCTCTGA
- a CDS encoding phosphotransferase — MYIPDTLSSNPKWAEWIERLPDIVAACAKRWDLRIEDPMTEEYAEMSYSYIAPATDAKGTEVVLKIGSPVQLAEIWQQECHALQLCNGNGTVKLLDFDEALGVLMLERIRPGVPLGVCPDDEENTRIAARLMKKFWQPVPKIHSFRPTAYEIDGFDKLRQKYNGSTGPLPEKWVVRAEMLYDELMSTSTETVVLHGDLHHWNILSSEREPYLVIDPKGYFGDPGYEVGAFLANYPDASCEGCDRGEIDVRRVEIMAEELDIPRERIIKWGLVLALIWARWSEDTPEEFWRTDISRAQALDQLL, encoded by the coding sequence ATGTACATTCCAGACACCTTATCGTCTAATCCAAAATGGGCTGAATGGATCGAACGGCTGCCAGATATCGTCGCTGCGTGTGCAAAGCGGTGGGATCTTCGAATTGAAGACCCCATGACAGAAGAGTATGCCGAGATGTCCTATAGCTATATCGCACCAGCGACGGATGCGAAGGGCACAGAGGTTGTTCTGAAAATTGGCTCGCCCGTGCAACTGGCGGAAATCTGGCAACAAGAGTGCCACGCGCTGCAACTTTGCAATGGTAATGGTACGGTCAAGTTACTCGATTTTGACGAGGCTTTGGGCGTGCTGATGCTCGAGCGCATCCGCCCAGGTGTTCCTCTGGGTGTTTGCCCGGATGACGAGGAGAATACGCGCATTGCCGCTCGACTGATGAAAAAGTTCTGGCAACCCGTTCCAAAAATTCACAGTTTTCGACCAACAGCTTATGAAATAGATGGTTTTGACAAGTTGCGCCAAAAATACAATGGTAGTACCGGGCCGCTGCCCGAAAAATGGGTTGTGCGCGCCGAAATGCTTTACGATGAGTTGATGAGCACCAGTACAGAAACGGTTGTTTTGCACGGCGATTTGCACCACTGGAATATCTTGAGTTCAGAGCGCGAGCCGTATCTCGTCATTGATCCCAAAGGTTATTTTGGCGATCCGGGTTACGAGGTCGGTGCTTTTTTGGCGAATTATCCCGACGCATCCTGTGAAGGATGTGACCGGGGCGAAATCGATGTTCGCCGCGTGGAGATTATGGCCGAAGAATTGGATATCCCGCGCGAGCGAATTATTAAATGGGGTCTGGTTCTGGCTTTAATCTGGGCGAGGTGGAGTGAGGATACGCCCGAAGAATTTTGGCGTACAGATATCAGTCGCGCCCAGGCGTTGGATCAGTTGCTTTAG
- a CDS encoding sulfatase-like hydrolase/transferase, protein MSDRPNILMIMSDEHDPAVMGCYGDSIVQTPHMDRLSEEGVVFDAAYTTSPLCAPARASFTAVQYVSRCGVWTNDCQLPSDDYPSLPHALNAVGYECWLGGKMHFAGAHRYGFRDVYPGTNQGDRSGKGGRRAFDDLSESSFGWEGRVAAFKTSDTSPVLEKDRKVTAECSAFLQNRSADDKPFFLLAGYVAPHFPLTIPEEYYAPYKDKVPMPEIPEGFLDTLPTNYKHLRAGFGVTKATPEQTKLGRELYWGFVNWLDDEVGKLLAALNDSEVADNTIVIYCTDHGENKGDHGLWWKNNMYEHASRTPLIVSFPKRWAGGQRRTGVCSLVDLAQTIAEIGGAERSDDWDGESLLNYLDDGNSEWRDIAVSEYYAHNIASGMTMVRQGPWKYVYHARFDEVHGPERELYNLEEDAGEFNNLANDPAQADRIAQLHDLLARELRRDPEDAEAQSRADLAKGY, encoded by the coding sequence ATGTCTGACCGTCCAAATATTCTGATGATTATGTCCGATGAGCACGACCCGGCAGTGATGGGGTGTTATGGGGATTCTATTGTGCAAACGCCACATATGGATCGACTATCAGAAGAAGGTGTTGTGTTTGATGCGGCTTATACGACGTCACCGCTTTGCGCGCCTGCGCGTGCGAGTTTTACGGCGGTGCAATACGTGAGTCGCTGTGGGGTGTGGACCAATGATTGTCAGTTGCCTTCTGACGATTATCCTTCGCTGCCTCACGCGCTGAATGCGGTGGGCTATGAATGCTGGCTGGGAGGCAAGATGCATTTTGCGGGTGCGCATCGCTATGGTTTTCGCGATGTTTATCCCGGTACGAACCAGGGTGACAGGAGTGGCAAGGGCGGGCGGCGAGCGTTTGATGATCTGAGTGAATCGAGTTTTGGTTGGGAAGGACGGGTGGCGGCTTTTAAGACGAGTGATACATCGCCCGTTTTGGAGAAGGACCGCAAGGTGACGGCGGAGTGCAGTGCGTTTTTGCAGAATCGATCGGCGGATGATAAGCCGTTCTTTTTGCTAGCCGGTTATGTGGCACCGCATTTTCCGTTGACTATTCCAGAAGAATATTACGCGCCTTACAAAGATAAGGTGCCCATGCCCGAGATTCCCGAGGGTTTTTTGGATACGTTGCCGACCAATTACAAGCATTTGCGCGCCGGGTTTGGGGTGACAAAGGCGACGCCCGAGCAGACGAAGTTGGGGCGGGAGCTTTACTGGGGTTTTGTGAATTGGCTGGACGATGAGGTCGGCAAGTTGCTCGCCGCGCTCAATGATTCCGAAGTGGCGGATAATACGATTGTGATTTACTGCACGGATCACGGCGAGAACAAGGGCGATCACGGGTTGTGGTGGAAGAACAATATGTATGAGCACGCTTCGCGGACGCCGCTGATTGTATCTTTTCCAAAACGCTGGGCAGGGGGACAACGGCGGACGGGTGTGTGTTCACTGGTGGATCTGGCGCAGACGATAGCAGAGATCGGCGGGGCGGAACGCTCGGATGACTGGGATGGCGAGTCGTTGCTCAATTATCTGGACGATGGGAATAGCGAGTGGCGGGATATTGCTGTGAGCGAATACTACGCCCACAATATTGCGTCGGGTATGACAATGGTTCGGCAGGGTCCGTGGAAATACGTGTATCACGCGCGGTTTGACGAGGTGCATGGACCCGAACGGGAGTTGTACAATTTGGAGGAGGATGCCGGGGAATTTAACAATCTGGCAAATGATCCCGCGCAGGCCGATCGCATTGCGCAATTGCACGATTTGTTGGCGAGGGAATTGAGACGCGATCCCGAAGATGCCGAGGCGCAAAGCCGAGCGGATTTGGCGAAGGGGTATTGA